The genomic interval TTGTCTACGTGGGGCTCCAGAGCAACGGCATCTGGCGCTGGGACGCCGGCACCGCGAGCTGGGTCGCGACCCCGATCGACAACACCATGGTCTTCTTCCTCAAGTCGCTGGCGGGCAGGCTCTGGATGGGCGGCTGGGGACAGCTCCTCAGCAGCGCGGACGGCGAGAGCTGGACCGACGAGCACGAGGGCCTCAAGTCCTGGCTGTCCGTCAACGCGCTCGACGGGGACGCCGACTGGCTCTATGCCGGCCTCGACGGCGGCGGCATCTGGCGCCGCTCCCTGGCGACGGGCCTGGAGGGGATCGACCCGGGGACCGGCGGGACCGGCGCCCGGCTCTCGGTGACCCCCAACCCCTTCCTGCGCGGGGCCCAGTTGCGCTTCACGCTCGCGCGGCCGGCGCCGGTGGCGCTCGCGGTCTACGACGTCGCGGGTCGGCTCGTCGCGCGCCTGGTCGAGGGCGAGCTGCCGGCCGGGGTCCAGGAGCGCCAGTGGGACGGCCGCACGGCCGGCGGCGAGGCGGCGCCGGCCGGGCTCTACCTGATTCGCCTCGAGGTCGCGGGCCGCGTGGAGGTGACGAAGAGCGTCCGCCTGCGCTAGCCGCGGCGGGGTGGCGCGCCGGACGGGACGAGCGTGAGCTGCCGCAGGGCCGACTGGCCCTGCCGGCAGTAGTCGATCGCTTCGCCCAGGATGCGCGCCGCTTCCTGCGGCGCGTGGAAGCCCATCGAGTTCTCTGCGTTGATGAAGTCGACCCGCCACTGCGCCTTGCGCTGGAAGGCGAGGGCCGCGGCGAGGCTCGCCGGCGCAGCGCCCGCGCGCTTGGCCGCGGCCAGCTCGCCGATCAGCTCGACGAGGGCGTCTTCGGCGCGGTTCATCAGGGCGAAGTTGCGCTCCTGAATGGTCACCACGCGGGCGGCCAGCTCCGCCTCCGGGAAGCGGTGACAGGTCTGGCAGGCGCGGGCGATGTCCAGCAGCGGGCTGCGCACGTGGTGGTCGCTGATCTTGATCGCCCCCTCACGGAGGTAGGGCATGTGGCAGTCGGCGCAGGCCACGCCGGAGCGCGCGTGCACGCCCTGGCTCCAGAGCTCGAACTCCGGGTGCTGGGCCTTGAGCGCGAGGGCACCCGTGGCGGCGTGGCTCCAGTCGAGGAAGGGGCTGCCGTCCGGAAAGCGGTGGGCGTCGTAGGTGGCCTCGATCTGCTCGACCTTGAGGCCCTGATCCCAGGGGAAGAAGAGCGTCTCCTTGGGACCGCAGTAGTACTCGACGTGGCACTGGCCGCAAACGAAGGAGCGCATCTCCTGGCGAGAGGCTTCCCGGTTGGGGTCGTAGGGCGCGCTCCGGTCGCCCGCCCGCCATTTCTCGAGCGAGGGCAGGAAGGGCAGGGGGTCTGCGCTCCGCGCGAGGGCGGCGATGCCGCGGAGGAAGCCCGGCTTGGTGATCCGCAGCTGCATCGTCACCGGATCGTGGCAGTCGATGCAGGCCACGGGGTGCTCGACGAGCTTCGTCGCCTCCGCGTAGGGCATGGCGCAGAACGCTTCGAAGCCA from bacterium carries:
- a CDS encoding T9SS type A sorting domain-containing protein; this translates as VYVGLQSNGIWRWDAGTASWVATPIDNTMVFFLKSLAGRLWMGGWGQLLSSADGESWTDEHEGLKSWLSVNALDGDADWLYAGLDGGGIWRRSLATGLEGIDPGTGGTGARLSVTPNPFLRGAQLRFTLARPAPVALAVYDVAGRLVARLVEGELPAGVQERQWDGRTAGGEAAPAGLYLIRLEVAGRVEVTKSVRLR
- a CDS encoding ammonia-forming cytochrome c nitrite reductase subunit c552, with the protein product PLVELDETTVDPAIWGKNFPRQYDAYLRTAERTGTRFGGWGSETLPDSRIAEDPRLVTIFEGYAFAIDFRERRGHAYMLEDQRATKRVTERKQSGACLHCHASNTVAFRAEGLKQGAPGALGDPFLSESAQEQLRRGFEAFCAMPYAEATKLVEHPVACIDCHDPVTMQLRITKPGFLRGIAALARSADPLPFLPSLEKWRAGDRSAPYDPNREASRQEMRSFVCGQCHVEYYCGPKETLFFPWDQGLKVEQIEATYDAHRFPDGSPFLDWSHAATGALALKAQHPEFELWSQGVHARSGVACADCHMPYLREGAIKISDHHVRSPLLDIARACQTCHRFPEAELAARVVTIQERNFALMNRAEDALVELIGELAAAKRAGAAPASLAAALAFQRKAQWRVDFINAENSMGFHAPQEAARILGEAIDYCRQGQSALRQLTLVPSGAPPRRG